A part of Uloborus diversus isolate 005 chromosome 6, Udiv.v.3.1, whole genome shotgun sequence genomic DNA contains:
- the LOC129224934 gene encoding uncharacterized protein LOC129224934 — protein sequence MHTKFPAAVIVLGVISSEGDVMPPHFFEEGLRINADGYIHVLETVVKPWMDMVAAGRDYVFQQEAPAHKWRKTQAWLHSNVPYHWTPDLWPPSSPDCNPLDYYFWGVVEENVNAKFHNTKDALRATITELVPNVDRKEVKHACGRFRSRLERVVAANGGYIE from the coding sequence ATGCACACCAAATTTCCAGCAGCGGTCATAGTCCTTGGGGTTATCAGCAGCGAAGGGGATGTTATGCCACCTCATTTCTTTGAAGAAGGTCTCAGAATCAACGCCGATGGATACATTCACGTATTGGAAACGGTAGTCAAGCCCTGGATGGACATGGTGGCCGCCGGAAGAGATTATGTCTTCCAGCAGGAAGCGCCAGCCCACAAGTGGAGAAAAACCCAAGCGTGGCTTCACAGTAATGTGCCCTACCACTGGACACCCGACTTGTGGCCACCCTCCAGCCCGGACTGCAATCCTCTCGATTACTACTTTTGGGGcgtagttgaagaaaatgttaacGCAAAATTTCATAATACCAAGGACGCGCTGAGAGCCACCATTACTGAACTGGTGCCCAACGTGGACAGGAAGGAGGTGAAACATGCATGCGGTCGGTTCCGGTCACGTCTTGAGCGAGTGGTGGCAGCTAACGGCGGCTAtatagaataa